The following proteins are co-located in the Deinococcus seoulensis genome:
- a CDS encoding IS66 family transposase, with translation MTTGVCTREEYAQQGEELTLRLDALLNRAPLKSKANERLRLGILKQSVLDRLWRFLKDPDIPPTNNAAERSLRTVVMARKVSQCSKNA, from the coding sequence GTGACGACTGGGGTATGCACGCGAGAGGAATACGCGCAGCAGGGTGAGGAACTCACCCTGCGTCTGGACGCCCTGCTGAACCGGGCACCACTGAAGTCGAAAGCGAACGAGCGACTTCGACTGGGCATCCTGAAGCAGAGTGTGCTGGACCGGTTGTGGCGGTTCCTGAAGGACCCGGACATTCCCCCGACGAACAACGCGGCGGAACGGAGCCTGCGGACGGTGGTGATGGCGAGGAAGGTCTCGCAGTGCAGCAAGAATGCGG